One window from the genome of Immundisolibacter sp. encodes:
- the rpsO gene encoding 30S ribosomal protein S15, protein MSLSVEKKSELVQSYGHATNDTGSVEVQVALISARLEQLNEHFKLHRQDHHSRQGLLRLVAQRRKLLDYLKRSDNGRYRALVERLGLRR, encoded by the coding sequence ATGTCGCTCAGTGTCGAGAAGAAATCCGAGCTCGTGCAGTCGTACGGCCATGCCACCAACGACACCGGTTCGGTGGAAGTGCAGGTGGCGCTGATATCGGCGCGGCTCGAACAGCTGAACGAGCACTTCAAGCTGCATCGCCAGGATCATCACTCGCGCCAGGGCCTGCTGCGCCTGGTCGCCCAGCGGCGCAAGCTGCTCGACTACCTCAAGCGCAGCGACAACGGCCGCTACCGCGCGCTGGTCGAGCGCCTGGGTCTGCGTCGTTAA
- a CDS encoding phosphoenolpyruvate carboxykinase (GTP) → MTSNQALADWVREVAALTQPDRIHWCDGSQAEYDALIAGMLQSGTLIELDQETRPRCYLHRSDPSDVARTEHLTFVCTPERDDAGPNNQWMSPADAHARMDALFAGAMRGRTLYVVPYCMGPLDSPLARCGVEITDSPYVAASMRIMTRMGAPALRRIEREGSFVRGLHSLGDLHPERRFIMHFPHELSIQSIGSGYGGNALLGKKCHALRIASYQARQEGWLAEHMLIMGIEDPQGRLHYIAAAFPSACGKTNMAMLIPPQEYQGWKVKTIGDDIAWLHVGDDGRLWAINPEAGFFGVAPGTSRHTNANAVDMLQHDTIFTNVALTEDGRPWWEGLSDETPAYDWQGRPYDPANGPAAHPNSRFTVAARQCASWSDAAERPSGVPITAIIFGGRRASLAPLVLEAKNWQHGVLLGASMASETTAAATGQVGVVRRDPMAMQPFCGYHFGDYWAHWLATGARLSQAPGIYQVNWFRRDAERRFLWPGYGENLRVLKWIIERCQGSIDAQETPVGNLPLHGDIDLTGLDVSHEHMRQLTHIEPQDWLSEMDEVASFLHGYGPRVPQALHEERERVSQGLRQQAGG, encoded by the coding sequence ATGACGTCGAATCAGGCACTTGCGGACTGGGTCCGCGAGGTGGCAGCGCTCACGCAACCGGACCGGATTCACTGGTGCGACGGGTCGCAGGCCGAATACGATGCGCTGATCGCCGGCATGCTGCAAAGCGGCACCCTGATCGAGCTGGATCAAGAAACCCGCCCGCGCTGCTACCTGCATCGCTCGGACCCGTCCGACGTGGCGCGCACCGAGCACCTGACCTTCGTGTGCACACCCGAGCGCGACGATGCCGGCCCGAACAACCAGTGGATGAGCCCGGCCGACGCGCACGCCAGGATGGACGCGCTGTTTGCCGGCGCCATGCGCGGGCGCACGCTGTACGTGGTGCCGTACTGCATGGGCCCGCTCGACTCGCCGCTGGCGCGCTGCGGTGTGGAGATCACCGACAGCCCGTACGTGGCCGCCAGCATGCGCATCATGACCCGCATGGGCGCGCCGGCGCTCAGGCGCATCGAACGCGAGGGCAGCTTCGTGCGCGGCCTGCATTCGCTCGGTGACCTGCACCCCGAGCGGCGTTTCATCATGCATTTCCCGCACGAGCTGTCCATCCAGAGCATCGGCTCCGGCTACGGCGGCAACGCTCTGCTGGGCAAGAAATGCCACGCACTGCGCATCGCCTCCTACCAAGCCCGCCAGGAAGGCTGGCTGGCCGAGCACATGTTGATCATGGGCATCGAAGACCCACAGGGCCGCCTGCACTATATCGCCGCAGCCTTTCCGTCGGCCTGCGGCAAGACCAACATGGCGATGCTGATCCCGCCCCAGGAATACCAGGGCTGGAAGGTGAAAACCATCGGCGACGACATCGCCTGGCTGCACGTCGGCGACGATGGCCGGCTGTGGGCCATCAACCCCGAGGCGGGTTTCTTCGGCGTGGCGCCCGGCACCAGCCGGCACACCAACGCCAATGCCGTCGACATGCTGCAGCACGACACCATCTTCACCAACGTGGCGCTTACCGAGGACGGCCGGCCGTGGTGGGAGGGGCTGTCGGACGAGACGCCGGCCTATGACTGGCAGGGGCGCCCGTACGATCCGGCCAACGGCCCGGCCGCGCATCCGAATTCACGCTTTACCGTGGCGGCGCGTCAGTGCGCGTCCTGGTCGGATGCCGCCGAGCGGCCGTCCGGCGTGCCGATTACCGCGATCATCTTTGGCGGCCGGCGCGCCTCGCTGGCGCCGCTGGTGCTGGAAGCCAAGAACTGGCAGCACGGCGTGCTGCTGGGCGCCTCGATGGCGTCGGAAACCACCGCCGCGGCCACCGGCCAGGTGGGCGTGGTGCGGCGCGACCCGATGGCCATGCAGCCGTTTTGCGGTTACCACTTCGGTGATTACTGGGCGCACTGGCTGGCCACCGGCGCGCGCCTGAGCCAGGCGCCCGGCATCTATCAGGTCAACTGGTTCCGCCGCGATGCCGAACGCCGCTTCCTGTGGCCCGGCTACGGCGAGAACCTGCGCGTGCTCAAGTGGATCATCGAGCGCTGCCAGGGCAGCATCGACGCCCAGGAAACGCCGGTCGGCAACCTGCCCCTGCACGGCGACATCGACCTGACTGGGCTGGATGTATCGCATGAGCACATGCGCCAGCTCACGCACATCGAGCCGCAGGACTGGCTCAGCGAGATGGACGAGGTGGCGAGCTTCCTGCACGGCTATGGCCCGCGGGTGCCGCAGGCCCTGCACGAGGAGCGTGAGCGGGTCAGCCAGGGCCTGCGCCAGCAAGCCGGGGGCTGA
- the infB gene encoding translation initiation factor IF-2: MAAQSIEQFAASIRVPVDRLLRQLQEAGVGVRAAGDSITDDEKAALLSHLRRAHGAEATETSPTPRKITLTRQVVSELRQPAVARRPGPGAAPAVAANKVTVVTRKRRTYVKREDQERVGEETAAESEAATPVEQPAPEPEVVVQAPEPVVESVPVAEPEQPAAAQATAAAEAPPRRVAEPQPAARPQPSAPGKPPARGAQPAARRDEPGRGAGKQRKKGGRDERGGFGDDALGRLRSRSRPGAHRGAGAGRHQFERPQGAITREVEVPASITVAELASRMSVKAAEVIKCLMRMGQMATINQALDQDTAMLVVEEMGHTAAAAAPQTPESLLTELAPTGEGVPRAPIVTVMGHVDHGKTTLLDYIRKSQVAAGEAGAITQHIGAYHVTTPRGAITFLDTPGHAAFSAMRARGAALTDIVILVVAADDGVMPQTIEAVQHAKAAGVPLVVAVNKMDKPDAEPDRVKQELIQHDVIAEDFGGEVQFVPVSAKTGAGIDALLEAVLLQAEVMELKAVAEGPAMGVVVEAKLDRGRGPVATVLVQAGTLKRGDMVLAGGEFGRARVLLDEHAQPLLEAGPSRPVEVLGLSGVPNVGDVFNVVEDERKAREIALFRQQAAREASLSRREAVPGGDIFSQLRTAQIKSLNVIIKADVQGSAEAIASSLLGLATDEVTVRVVASGVGGITETDVNLALSTGALLIGFNVRADATARKLLKETGVEVRYHSIIYEVIDEVKRALGGLLEPEIRETILGLAEVREVFHSAKFGAVAGCIVSDGVVRRRCPIRVLRGNVVIYEGELESLRRHKDDVAEVRAGTECGIAVRQYNDVQVGDQIECFERTSVERTL; the protein is encoded by the coding sequence GTGGCAGCACAGTCCATAGAACAGTTCGCCGCATCCATCCGGGTGCCGGTCGACCGCCTGCTGCGCCAGTTGCAGGAGGCCGGCGTCGGCGTCCGCGCTGCGGGTGACTCGATCACCGACGACGAAAAAGCGGCCCTGCTGAGTCATTTGCGCCGCGCCCATGGCGCCGAGGCAACCGAAACCAGCCCTACGCCGCGCAAGATCACGTTGACCCGCCAGGTCGTATCCGAGCTGCGCCAGCCGGCGGTGGCGCGTCGGCCGGGTCCGGGCGCCGCGCCCGCCGTGGCCGCCAACAAGGTGACCGTGGTGACGCGCAAACGGCGCACCTACGTCAAGCGCGAAGATCAGGAAAGGGTCGGCGAGGAAACGGCGGCCGAGAGCGAAGCCGCAACGCCGGTCGAGCAGCCGGCGCCCGAGCCCGAGGTGGTCGTGCAGGCCCCGGAGCCGGTGGTCGAGTCGGTGCCCGTTGCAGAACCTGAACAGCCCGCCGCCGCGCAGGCCACCGCGGCCGCCGAGGCGCCGCCGCGTCGCGTGGCCGAGCCGCAGCCGGCGGCGCGTCCGCAGCCCTCAGCCCCGGGCAAGCCACCCGCGCGGGGCGCGCAGCCGGCTGCACGCCGCGATGAGCCCGGCCGCGGTGCCGGCAAGCAGCGCAAAAAAGGCGGGCGTGACGAGCGCGGCGGGTTTGGTGACGACGCGCTCGGGCGGCTGCGCAGCCGCTCCCGGCCGGGCGCCCATCGCGGCGCCGGCGCCGGACGACACCAGTTCGAACGCCCGCAGGGTGCCATCACCCGCGAAGTGGAGGTGCCGGCCAGCATCACCGTGGCGGAGCTCGCAAGCCGCATGTCGGTCAAGGCGGCCGAGGTCATCAAGTGCCTGATGCGCATGGGCCAGATGGCCACCATCAACCAGGCACTGGATCAGGACACGGCCATGCTGGTGGTCGAGGAGATGGGCCACACCGCCGCAGCGGCGGCGCCGCAGACCCCCGAATCCCTGCTCACTGAGCTGGCGCCGACCGGCGAGGGCGTGCCCCGCGCCCCGATCGTCACGGTCATGGGTCATGTCGATCACGGCAAGACCACGCTGCTGGACTACATCCGCAAGTCGCAGGTGGCAGCCGGCGAGGCCGGCGCCATTACCCAGCACATCGGTGCCTATCACGTCACCACGCCGCGCGGCGCGATCACCTTCCTGGATACGCCCGGCCACGCGGCTTTCTCGGCCATGCGCGCCCGCGGCGCGGCGCTGACGGACATCGTCATCCTGGTGGTGGCCGCCGACGACGGCGTGATGCCGCAGACCATTGAGGCGGTGCAGCACGCCAAGGCAGCAGGTGTGCCGCTGGTGGTGGCAGTCAACAAGATGGACAAGCCGGACGCCGAGCCGGACCGGGTCAAGCAGGAGCTGATCCAGCACGACGTCATTGCCGAGGATTTCGGCGGCGAGGTGCAGTTCGTGCCGGTGTCTGCAAAGACGGGCGCCGGCATCGACGCCTTGCTGGAAGCCGTGCTGCTGCAGGCCGAGGTGATGGAACTCAAGGCCGTGGCCGAAGGCCCTGCCATGGGTGTGGTGGTCGAGGCCAAGCTCGATCGCGGTCGCGGCCCGGTGGCCACCGTCCTGGTGCAGGCCGGCACGCTCAAGCGCGGCGACATGGTGCTGGCCGGCGGCGAGTTTGGTCGCGCCCGCGTGCTGCTGGACGAGCACGCGCAGCCCCTGCTGGAAGCCGGCCCGTCGCGGCCGGTGGAAGTGCTCGGCCTGTCCGGCGTACCCAACGTGGGCGATGTGTTCAACGTGGTCGAGGACGAGCGCAAGGCGCGCGAAATCGCCCTGTTCCGCCAGCAGGCGGCGCGCGAGGCGAGCCTGTCGCGGCGCGAAGCGGTACCCGGTGGCGACATCTTCAGCCAGCTGCGCACGGCCCAGATCAAGAGCCTGAACGTCATCATCAAGGCCGACGTACAAGGTTCGGCCGAGGCCATCGCCAGCTCCCTGCTGGGGCTGGCGACGGACGAGGTCACCGTGCGCGTGGTGGCCTCCGGCGTGGGCGGCATCACCGAGACGGACGTCAATCTGGCCCTGTCCACCGGCGCCCTGCTGATCGGCTTCAACGTTCGTGCCGACGCGACGGCGCGCAAGCTGCTGAAGGAGACCGGCGTCGAAGTCCGCTACCACAGCATCATCTACGAGGTGATCGACGAGGTGAAGCGGGCGCTGGGCGGTCTGCTCGAACCGGAAATCCGGGAGACCATCCTGGGTCTGGCGGAAGTGCGCGAGGTGTTCCACTCGGCCAAGTTTGGCGCCGTTGCCGGCTGCATCGTGTCCGACGGCGTGGTACGCCGCCGCTGCCCGATCCGCGTGCTGCGCGGCAACGTGGTGATCTACGAGGGCGAGCTCGAATCCCTGCGCCGGCACAAGGACGACGTGGCCGAGGTGCGGGCCGGCACCGAGTGCGGTATCGCCGTCAGGCAGTACAACGACGTGCAGGTGGGCGACCAGATCGAGTGCTTCGAGCGCACGTCGGTGGAGCGCACGCTGTAA
- the pnp gene encoding polyribonucleotide nucleotidyltransferase encodes MKLIRKEVQFGKHLLTLETGEIAKQAFSVMVRMGDTMVLTAVTASKGVKPGQDFFPLTVDFVERSYAAGRIPGGFFKREARPSEKAILTSRLIDRAMRPLFPKGFYNEVQVVPTVLSADDEVDPDILGMIGASAALTLSGLPFQGPVGAARVGYKDGAFILNPSYQETAESDLNLVVAGTASSVLMVESEAKMLPESVMLDGVMFGHQAMQPVIEAILALAAEAGVQPWPWTPPQKDEALETAVRAVAEQPLNEAYSIPDKQARQEAVAQVRERVAHLAGENGERANEVQALFSSVEKRIVRGRILDAQPRIDGRSTRQVRPISIRTGVLPRTHGSALFTRGETQAIVVTTLGTERDAQLIDALEGEFRDGFMLHYNFPPYCVGETGRMGATKRREIGHGRLAKRALAAVLPAKTAFPYTLRIVSEITESNGSSSMATVCGGSLALMDAGVPIKEPVAGIAMGLITDGSRFAVLSDILGDEDHLGDMDFKVAGTASGVTALQMDIKVLGITGQIMQAALEQAREGRVHILGEMAKALSAPREQMSDYAPRILTMRIHPDKIRDVIGKGGVTIRGITEQTGATIDIDDDGTVRIASVDRAAGEEARAMIERITSDIEVGMVYEGRVARLMDFGAFVTILPGRDGLLHISQISEERVERVSDKLAEGDVVRVKVLEVDKQGRIRLSMKALNEEAV; translated from the coding sequence GTGAAATTGATCCGCAAGGAAGTCCAGTTCGGCAAGCACCTGCTGACGCTTGAAACCGGCGAAATCGCCAAGCAGGCGTTCTCGGTCATGGTCCGCATGGGCGACACCATGGTGCTGACGGCGGTCACCGCCAGCAAGGGCGTCAAGCCGGGGCAGGACTTCTTCCCCCTGACGGTCGATTTCGTCGAGCGCAGCTATGCCGCCGGGCGCATTCCGGGCGGCTTTTTCAAGCGCGAGGCACGGCCCTCCGAGAAGGCCATCCTGACCTCGCGCCTGATCGATCGGGCCATGCGGCCGCTGTTTCCAAAGGGTTTCTACAACGAAGTACAGGTCGTGCCGACTGTGCTGTCGGCCGATGACGAGGTCGACCCGGACATCCTGGGCATGATCGGCGCCTCGGCTGCGCTGACGCTGTCCGGCCTGCCCTTCCAGGGGCCGGTGGGCGCGGCTCGCGTCGGTTACAAGGATGGCGCCTTCATCCTGAACCCGAGCTACCAGGAAACGGCCGAATCGGACCTGAACCTGGTGGTTGCCGGCACCGCCAGCAGCGTGCTGATGGTGGAGTCGGAAGCAAAGATGTTGCCCGAGTCGGTGATGCTCGACGGCGTCATGTTCGGTCACCAGGCCATGCAACCGGTCATCGAGGCCATTCTGGCTCTGGCCGCCGAGGCCGGTGTGCAGCCGTGGCCGTGGACGCCGCCGCAGAAGGACGAGGCGCTCGAAACGGCCGTTCGCGCCGTGGCCGAACAGCCGCTGAACGAAGCCTATTCGATCCCCGACAAGCAGGCGCGCCAGGAGGCGGTGGCGCAGGTCCGCGAGCGGGTTGCCCATCTGGCCGGTGAGAACGGCGAGCGGGCCAACGAAGTGCAGGCCCTGTTCTCGTCGGTCGAGAAGCGCATCGTGCGTGGGCGCATCCTGGATGCGCAGCCGCGCATCGACGGTCGCTCCACCCGCCAGGTGCGCCCGATCAGCATCCGCACCGGCGTGCTGCCGCGCACGCACGGCTCGGCGCTGTTCACCCGCGGCGAAACGCAGGCGATCGTGGTCACCACGCTGGGCACCGAGCGCGACGCGCAGCTGATCGACGCGCTGGAAGGCGAGTTCCGTGACGGCTTCATGTTGCACTACAACTTCCCGCCGTACTGCGTGGGCGAGACCGGTCGCATGGGTGCCACCAAGCGGCGCGAGATCGGTCACGGGCGGCTCGCCAAGCGCGCCCTGGCGGCAGTGTTGCCCGCCAAGACGGCTTTCCCGTACACGCTGCGCATCGTGTCGGAGATCACCGAGTCGAACGGGTCGAGTTCCATGGCCACGGTGTGCGGCGGCAGCCTGGCGCTGATGGATGCCGGTGTGCCGATCAAGGAGCCGGTGGCGGGTATCGCCATGGGCCTGATCACCGACGGCAGCCGCTTTGCGGTGCTGTCCGACATCCTGGGCGACGAGGATCACCTGGGCGACATGGACTTCAAGGTGGCCGGCACGGCCAGCGGCGTGACCGCGCTGCAGATGGACATCAAGGTGCTGGGCATTACCGGCCAGATCATGCAGGCCGCGCTTGAGCAGGCCCGCGAGGGTCGTGTGCATATCCTGGGCGAGATGGCCAAGGCCTTGTCCGCGCCGCGTGAGCAGATGTCGGACTACGCGCCGCGCATCCTGACCATGCGTATCCACCCGGACAAGATTCGTGACGTCATCGGCAAGGGCGGCGTGACCATCCGCGGCATCACCGAGCAGACCGGCGCCACCATCGACATCGACGACGATGGCACCGTGCGCATCGCATCCGTGGACCGGGCCGCCGGCGAGGAAGCGCGCGCCATGATCGAGCGCATCACCTCCGACATCGAGGTCGGCATGGTCTACGAGGGCCGCGTGGCGCGCCTGATGGACTTCGGCGCCTTCGTCACCATCCTGCCCGGTCGCGATGGCCTGCTGCACATCTCGCAGATTTCCGAGGAACGGGTCGAGCGGGTCAGCGACAAGCTGGCCGAGGGCGATGTGGTGCGCGTCAAGGTGCTGGAAGTGGACAAGCAGGGCCGCATCCGCCTGAGCATGAAGGCACTGAACGAAGAAGCCGTCTGA
- the nusA gene encoding transcription termination factor NusA, translating to MDTKEILQVVDVVSNEKGVSKEVIFEAIEAALAAATRKVGGEHMDVRVAIDRHSGSYETFRRWTVVDDAADEFDPEQQIRLTDAKRDHPGVSVGDVIEEPLPAVPFGRIASQMAKQVIVQKVRDAEREKIVETYAPRIGHMLVGQVKRLDRGNLIVDLGGNVDALLTRDEMIARENIRIGDRVCALLADARIEQRGPQLFLTRRAPKLMMELFRREVPEVADGIVEVVACARDPGVRAKIAVRSYDPRIDPIGACVGMHGTRVQAVSNELAGERVDIVLFDANPAQFVLNALSPAKVVSITMDEESHTMDVAVAEDQLSIAIGRGGQNVRLASELTGWELNLMTEEQAAEKQEAEIGVLRQMFVDKLDLDQSVADILVQEGFTSVEEVAFVPAAELLAIEEFDEDLVQELRSRAQNVLLTQEISREEQFGDVEPAADLLEVPGMSRRLAYQLAAHGIVNREDLADQAVPDLLDIEGFDEALAGQLIMAARSAWFTDGAQA from the coding sequence ATGGACACTAAGGAAATCCTGCAGGTCGTGGATGTCGTCTCGAACGAGAAGGGCGTCTCCAAGGAAGTCATCTTCGAGGCCATCGAGGCTGCGCTGGCGGCCGCCACGCGCAAGGTGGGCGGCGAGCACATGGACGTGCGGGTCGCCATCGACCGCCACAGCGGCAGCTACGAGACCTTTCGTCGCTGGACAGTGGTCGACGACGCGGCCGACGAGTTCGATCCCGAGCAACAGATCAGGCTGACGGACGCGAAGCGCGATCATCCCGGCGTGTCCGTCGGTGACGTGATCGAGGAGCCGCTGCCGGCGGTGCCGTTCGGGCGTATTGCCTCGCAGATGGCCAAGCAGGTTATCGTGCAGAAAGTGCGCGATGCCGAGCGCGAGAAGATCGTCGAAACCTACGCGCCGCGCATCGGCCACATGCTGGTCGGGCAGGTCAAGCGCCTGGACCGCGGCAACCTGATCGTGGACCTGGGCGGCAACGTCGATGCCCTGCTGACGCGGGACGAGATGATTGCCCGCGAGAACATCCGCATCGGCGACCGCGTCTGCGCCCTGCTGGCCGACGCGCGCATCGAGCAGCGCGGGCCACAGCTGTTCCTGACCCGGCGCGCGCCCAAGCTCATGATGGAGCTGTTCCGGCGCGAGGTGCCGGAAGTGGCCGACGGTATCGTGGAAGTGGTCGCGTGTGCCCGGGACCCGGGCGTGCGCGCCAAGATCGCCGTGCGCAGCTACGACCCGCGCATCGACCCGATCGGCGCCTGCGTCGGCATGCACGGCACGCGCGTGCAGGCGGTCTCGAACGAGCTGGCCGGCGAGCGGGTGGACATCGTGCTGTTTGACGCCAACCCGGCGCAGTTCGTGCTGAACGCCCTGTCGCCGGCGAAGGTGGTGTCGATCACCATGGACGAGGAGAGCCACACCATGGATGTGGCCGTCGCCGAGGACCAGTTGTCGATCGCCATCGGTCGCGGCGGGCAGAACGTGCGCCTGGCCAGCGAGCTGACCGGCTGGGAGCTGAACCTCATGACCGAGGAGCAGGCGGCCGAGAAGCAGGAGGCCGAGATCGGCGTCCTGCGTCAGATGTTCGTCGACAAGCTCGATCTGGACCAGAGCGTGGCCGACATCCTGGTCCAGGAAGGCTTCACCAGCGTCGAGGAAGTGGCCTTCGTACCGGCCGCCGAGCTGCTGGCGATCGAGGAATTCGATGAAGACCTGGTGCAGGAGCTGCGCAGCCGCGCCCAGAACGTGCTGCTGACTCAGGAAATCTCCCGCGAGGAACAATTCGGCGACGTCGAGCCGGCCGCCGATCTGCTGGAAGTCCCGGGCATGTCCCGGCGTCTGGCGTATCAGCTTGCCGCACACGGCATCGTCAACCGAGAGGACCTGGCCGACCAGGCGGTTCCGGATTTGCTCGACATCGAGGGCTTCGACGAGGCACTCGCCGGGCAGCTCATCATGGCTGCGCGATCGGCGTGGTTCACCGACGGCGCTCAGGCCTGA
- the rbfA gene encoding 30S ribosome-binding factor RbfA: MQGVDRTRRVAQAIAEELPAALREVKDPRVTGLITVHGVTVSRDLGVAKVRFDVLGGADVTAAAAGLHHAAGFLRSRLATALRLRRMPELRFELDPPSRIEDLLRRIGAEGGTA; the protein is encoded by the coding sequence ATGCAGGGCGTCGACCGCACCCGCCGCGTGGCGCAGGCGATTGCAGAGGAACTCCCCGCTGCGCTGCGCGAGGTGAAGGACCCGCGCGTGACTGGTCTGATCACCGTGCACGGAGTGACCGTGAGTCGCGATCTTGGTGTTGCCAAGGTGCGCTTTGACGTGCTGGGTGGTGCCGATGTCACGGCCGCCGCGGCCGGCCTGCACCATGCAGCCGGCTTTCTGCGCAGTCGTCTGGCGACCGCCCTGCGCCTGCGGCGGATGCCGGAACTGCGTTTCGAGCTCGATCCACCGTCGCGCATCGAGGACCTGTTGCGGCGCATCGGAGCGGAGGGTGGGACCGCTTGA
- the truB gene encoding tRNA pseudouridine(55) synthase TruB yields the protein MRRRRGRPVSGVLLLDKPIGMSSNHALQTARRLLNAAKAGHTGTLDPLASGLLPLCFGEATKVSQFLLGADKTYRARARLGITTTTGDSEGEVLRERPVAVDAARLAAALAAHTGDLLQVPPMYSALKQGGERLYALARRGETVERPPRPVHVSRLELLEFDASEFEVELDCSKGTYVRSLIEDIGEALGCGAHMTTLRRLRVGALDVRQAMDLERLRALATDEPHALDACLMPIADALAHLPQLELAPPEAASLQRGQAQTLRQPLADGWVAVFTQQRQFIGMAEARDGRLLPRRLVSQEGSAADAA from the coding sequence TTGAGGCGTCGGCGTGGCCGGCCGGTCAGCGGCGTCCTGCTGCTGGACAAGCCAATCGGCATGTCATCGAATCACGCTCTGCAGACCGCGCGGCGATTGCTGAACGCTGCCAAGGCCGGCCATACCGGCACGCTCGATCCGCTGGCCAGCGGTCTGCTGCCGTTGTGTTTCGGCGAGGCAACCAAGGTGTCGCAGTTCCTGCTGGGGGCGGACAAGACCTACCGCGCTCGGGCCCGCCTGGGCATCACCACCACCACCGGCGACAGCGAAGGCGAGGTGCTGCGCGAGCGCCCGGTGGCGGTGGACGCCGCACGCCTGGCCGCGGCCTTGGCGGCGCACACCGGTGATCTGTTGCAGGTGCCGCCCATGTATTCCGCGCTCAAGCAGGGCGGCGAGCGCCTGTACGCGCTGGCTCGCCGCGGCGAGACGGTCGAGCGCCCGCCCCGGCCGGTCCATGTGAGCCGGCTCGAGCTGCTGGAATTCGACGCAAGCGAGTTCGAGGTCGAGCTGGACTGTTCCAAGGGCACCTACGTGCGCAGCCTGATCGAGGACATCGGCGAGGCCCTGGGCTGCGGTGCCCACATGACGACCCTGCGCCGCCTGCGGGTCGGTGCGCTGGATGTGCGCCAGGCAATGGACCTGGAACGGCTGCGGGCACTGGCCACGGATGAACCGCATGCACTCGATGCCTGTCTGATGCCGATTGCGGACGCCCTGGCCCACCTGCCGCAGCTGGAACTGGCCCCACCCGAGGCGGCCAGCCTGCAACGCGGTCAGGCGCAGACCTTGCGCCAGCCGCTGGCCGACGGCTGGGTGGCCGTGTTTACGCAGCAGCGCCAGTTCATTGGCATGGCCGAGGCGCGCGACGGCCGATTGCTGCCGCGGCGTCTGGTCAGCCAGGAAGGCAGCGCGGCCGACGCGGCTTGA
- the argH gene encoding argininosuccinate lyase: MSEAPRKPWGGRFAEPTDAFVERFTASVGFDQRLARHDIMGSIAHARMLGRVAVLGEAEVTAIVAGLQGIGADIQAGRFQWQVALEDVHMNIETALVERIGEVGKKLHTGRSRNDQVATDVRLWLRDELDAIDGQLHEVLTVLVDLAEREADTLMPGFTHLQTAQPITFGHHLLAWFEMLARDRERFADCRRRVNVMPLGAAALAGTSFPIDRLYTAQLLGFDRPAENSLDAVSDRDFAIEFVSAAALLMTHFSRMSEELVLWSSAQFGFISLADAWCTGSSIMPQKKNPDVPELLRGKTGRVNGHLVALLTLMKAQPLAYNKDNQEDKEPLFDTVDTVRDSLTAVAGMLPGMTVNAERMRSAARAGFATATDLADYLVRRGLPFRDAHEVVGRAVREGVVTGRDLAEFTLDELRAFSPLIEADVFAVLTLEGSVAARDHLGGTAPAQVRAAAARARARLDNFQGAR, from the coding sequence ATGTCCGAAGCACCCCGCAAACCCTGGGGCGGCCGTTTCGCCGAGCCCACCGACGCCTTTGTCGAGCGTTTCACCGCCTCGGTTGGCTTCGACCAGCGCCTGGCCCGCCACGACATTATGGGTTCCATCGCCCACGCCCGGATGCTGGGCCGGGTGGCGGTGTTGGGCGAGGCCGAAGTCACCGCCATCGTCGCCGGCCTGCAGGGCATCGGTGCCGATATCCAGGCGGGCCGTTTTCAGTGGCAGGTAGCGCTCGAAGACGTGCACATGAACATCGAGACGGCGCTGGTGGAGCGCATCGGCGAGGTCGGCAAGAAGCTGCACACCGGCCGCTCGCGCAACGACCAGGTGGCCACCGACGTGCGCCTGTGGCTGCGCGACGAGCTCGACGCCATCGACGGCCAGCTGCACGAGGTGCTGACCGTCCTGGTGGATTTGGCCGAACGCGAGGCCGACACCCTGATGCCGGGCTTCACGCACCTTCAGACGGCGCAGCCGATCACGTTTGGCCACCACCTGCTGGCCTGGTTCGAGATGCTGGCGCGCGACCGCGAGCGCTTTGCCGACTGCCGGCGGCGGGTCAACGTCATGCCGCTGGGCGCCGCGGCGCTGGCCGGTACCAGCTTTCCGATCGACCGCCTGTACACGGCGCAACTGCTCGGCTTCGACCGGCCGGCCGAGAACTCGCTCGACGCCGTCAGCGACCGCGACTTCGCCATCGAATTCGTGTCCGCGGCGGCGCTGCTGATGACGCATTTCTCGCGCATGTCCGAGGAACTGGTGCTGTGGTCCTCGGCGCAGTTCGGCTTCATCAGCCTGGCCGATGCCTGGTGCACCGGCTCGTCGATCATGCCGCAGAAGAAAAACCCCGACGTGCCGGAGCTGCTGCGCGGCAAGACCGGCCGCGTCAACGGCCACCTGGTGGCGCTGCTGACGCTGATGAAGGCGCAGCCGCTGGCCTACAACAAGGACAACCAGGAAGACAAGGAACCGCTGTTCGACACCGTCGATACCGTGCGCGACAGCCTGACTGCGGTGGCCGGCATGCTGCCCGGGATGACCGTGAATGCCGAGCGCATGCGCAGCGCAGCACGCGCCGGCTTTGCCACCGCCACGGATCTCGCCGACTACCTGGTGCGCCGCGGGCTGCCGTTTCGGGATGCCCATGAGGTCGTCGGCCGCGCCGTGCGCGAGGGCGTCGTCACTGGACGCGATCTCGCCGAGTTCACGCTGGACGAACTGCGAGCGTTCTCGCCGCTGATCGAGGCCGACGTGTTCGCCGTATTGACGCTCGAAGGCTCGGTTGCCGCGCGCGATCACCTGGGCGGCACGGCACCGGCGCAGGTACGGGCCGCCGCGGCGCGGGCCCGCGCCCGGCTTGACAATTTCCAGGGCGCCCGCTGA